The Gemella haemolysans genome includes a region encoding these proteins:
- the trpX gene encoding tryptophan ABC transporter substrate-binding protein, producing the protein MKINKIFVAFAVLLVCVLGYGYFSSKKGEDTKKVDNKEVKVGVLQLLSHPALDQIYKGLEDGLKKEGYEVGKNLKIDLQNAQGDQSNLASMGQKLVTDNNDILVGITTPATLSLSNATKDKPIIMGGITYPVEAGLIKAEDKPGNNITGVSDRTPIKQQLEIMKKVLPNMKKVGILYTASEDNSVKQAQEAEKLAKELGLEVKVSTVANTNDIQQVTESLASQTDAIFVPIDNTIASAMATVVKVTDAKKIPVFPSADTMVADGGLLGLGVDQYQIGVETAKVVAKVLKGADTKDMPIVLANEGVIYLNEAKAKQLGIEIPKEIKDKAKVVDKK; encoded by the coding sequence ATGAAAATAAATAAAATTTTTGTAGCATTCGCGGTATTATTAGTTTGTGTATTAGGTTATGGTTACTTCTCAAGTAAGAAAGGTGAAGATACTAAAAAAGTTGATAATAAAGAGGTAAAAGTAGGGGTACTTCAATTACTTAGTCACCCAGCGCTTGACCAAATTTATAAAGGTTTAGAAGATGGACTTAAAAAAGAAGGATATGAAGTTGGTAAGAATTTAAAAATTGATCTTCAAAATGCTCAAGGTGATCAAAGTAACTTAGCGAGTATGGGTCAAAAATTAGTTACAGATAACAACGATATCTTAGTAGGTATTACAACACCAGCTACTTTATCTCTATCAAACGCAACTAAAGATAAACCAATCATTATGGGTGGTATTACTTATCCAGTTGAAGCAGGATTAATTAAAGCTGAAGATAAACCAGGAAACAATATTACTGGTGTTAGTGATAGAACTCCAATTAAACAACAACTTGAAATCATGAAAAAAGTATTACCTAACATGAAAAAAGTTGGTATTCTATACACAGCAAGTGAAGATAACTCTGTAAAACAAGCTCAAGAAGCTGAAAAATTAGCTAAAGAATTAGGATTAGAAGTTAAAGTATCAACAGTAGCAAACACAAATGATATTCAACAAGTAACAGAAAGCCTTGCTTCACAAACTGATGCAATTTTTGTACCAATCGATAACACAATCGCTAGTGCAATGGCAACAGTAGTAAAAGTAACAGACGCTAAGAAAATTCCAGTATTCCCATCTGCAGACACAATGGTAGCTGACGGAGGACTTTTAGGACTAGGTGTTGACCAATATCAAATCGGTGTAGAAACAGCTAAAGTTGTTGCTAAAGTATTAAAAGGTGCAGACACTAAAGATATGCCAATCGTACTTGCTAATGAAGGTGTAATTTATCTAAATGAAGCAAAAGCAAAACAATTAGGAATTGAAATTCCAAAAGAAATTAAAGATAAAGCAAAAGTAGTAGATAAAAAATAA
- a CDS encoding MFS transporter: MDSQIAIEEKDKLFNKGFITITTINFIVFLIYYCFVVITAKYATSQLGATAAQAGFAAGIYIIGTLVARLYIGKKLEIVGRKQILRFGALIYLITTAAYLISSNIVILDTVRFLNGFAYGTISTAANAIVTTYIPKSRNGEGINYYGLSTSLAAAIGPFIGMLLLPITGFNAVIILAIVLSVAVTIACFLFPVQNIELDEKQKKLLNSWALNTFIEYKVLFISTVAFLVGLAYSSVLGFLSIYADSLNLSTAGAFFFVVYALIVTVTRPFAGRVFDARGENAVMYPSFVFLTLGLLMLSFTNGSFMLLFSGALIGLGYGTFMSNGQAVCLKLVDSTKVGIALSTYFIGLDLGLGFGPYALGTVQGILSYRGIYILCAIVTIGVTVLYAMFYKAKEVPVLKTKTSR, from the coding sequence ATGGATAGCCAGATAGCTATAGAAGAAAAAGACAAATTATTTAATAAAGGATTTATAACAATAACTACAATTAATTTTATCGTATTTTTAATTTATTACTGTTTCGTAGTTATTACAGCAAAATACGCAACGTCTCAACTAGGTGCTACTGCTGCTCAGGCAGGATTCGCCGCTGGTATTTATATTATCGGTACACTTGTTGCTAGACTTTATATTGGGAAAAAATTAGAAATTGTTGGGCGTAAACAAATTTTACGTTTTGGAGCGTTAATCTATTTAATCACAACAGCAGCTTACCTAATTTCATCTAACATTGTTATTTTAGATACAGTTCGTTTCTTAAATGGATTTGCTTATGGGACTATCTCTACTGCAGCTAATGCAATAGTTACAACTTACATTCCTAAATCTCGTAACGGTGAAGGTATTAACTACTACGGATTAAGTACAAGTTTAGCAGCTGCAATCGGACCATTTATTGGTATGTTATTACTTCCTATTACAGGATTTAATGCAGTTATTATTTTAGCAATCGTATTATCTGTAGCAGTTACAATTGCTTGTTTCTTATTCCCAGTTCAAAATATCGAATTAGACGAAAAACAAAAAAAATTATTAAACAGCTGGGCTTTAAATACATTTATTGAATACAAAGTATTATTCATCTCTACTGTAGCATTCCTAGTTGGTTTAGCTTACTCTAGTGTATTAGGATTCTTATCTATCTACGCTGATAGCTTAAACTTATCTACTGCTGGAGCATTCTTCTTTGTAGTATATGCTCTTATCGTTACAGTTACTCGTCCATTCGCAGGACGCGTATTCGATGCACGTGGTGAGAATGCAGTTATGTATCCAAGTTTTGTATTCTTAACATTAGGATTATTAATGTTAAGTTTCACAAACGGTAGCTTCATGTTATTATTCTCTGGTGCTTTAATCGGTTTAGGATATGGAACATTCATGTCAAACGGACAAGCTGTTTGTTTAAAACTTGTTGATTCTACTAAAGTAGGTATTGCATTATCTACATACTTCATCGGATTAGACCTTGGTCTTGGATTTGGACCATATGCACTAGGTACTGTTCAAGGAATCTTATCATACAGAGGAATTTACATCCTTTGTGCAATAGTAACAATTGGAGTAACTGTTCTTTACGCTATGTTCTACAAAGCTAAAGAAGTACCAGTGTTAAAAACTAAAACTAGTCGATAG
- a CDS encoding nucleotide pyrophosphohydrolase: protein MEELKTIITEFQEKRGWGEYDTLERFSKSISIEAAELLEHFQWSEEGDNIQEIKDELADVLIYALAMCYHLNEDPKKIIKDKLVDVARRYPEK, encoded by the coding sequence ATGGAAGAATTAAAAACTATAATAACTGAGTTTCAAGAAAAAAGAGGTTGGGGAGAGTACGATACTTTAGAAAGATTTTCTAAAAGTATATCGATAGAAGCGGCAGAACTATTAGAGCATTTTCAATGGAGTGAAGAGGGAGATAATATACAAGAGATAAAAGATGAGCTAGCAGATGTGTTAATCTATGCTCTAGCAATGTGTTATCATCTTAATGAAGACCCTAAAAAGATTATAAAAGATAAGTTAGTTGATGTCGCAAGACGTTATCCAGAAAAATAA
- the rsmA gene encoding 16S rRNA (adenine(1518)-N(6)/adenine(1519)-N(6))-dimethyltransferase RsmA — protein MIGTPKNTFEILKKHGFTFKKSLGQNFLIDANILNRIVDGAGVNENIGVIEIGPGIGSLTEALAKKAKKVISFEIDGRLLPILSETLADYSNVEIINNDILKVDVDKIIAEKMSDCEKIMVVANLPYYITTPILTHLIENTEKIDGYVVMMQKEVANRLNAKVGTKDYNSLTILLNYYTDVEYLFTVPKKVFVPAPNVESAVVKIMTKETREFETDAKFFKFVRSCFVQRRKTLLNNLISSYGKDKKQDLQNACVDSDIEPGRRSETLSLAEFYNLYNNLTNNSLI, from the coding sequence ATGATAGGAACACCTAAGAACACTTTTGAAATACTAAAAAAACACGGATTTACATTTAAGAAGAGTTTAGGACAAAACTTCTTGATAGATGCGAATATTTTAAATAGAATCGTTGATGGAGCAGGAGTAAATGAAAATATAGGAGTAATAGAAATAGGGCCTGGGATAGGTTCTCTTACAGAAGCATTAGCTAAAAAAGCTAAAAAAGTAATTTCGTTTGAAATTGATGGTAGACTTTTACCAATTTTATCTGAGACACTTGCTGATTATTCTAATGTTGAGATTATCAATAACGATATCTTAAAAGTCGATGTTGATAAAATAATTGCTGAGAAGATGTCAGATTGTGAAAAAATTATGGTAGTAGCTAACTTACCTTATTACATTACTACACCGATTTTAACTCATTTAATTGAGAACACTGAGAAAATTGATGGTTATGTAGTTATGATGCAAAAAGAAGTTGCTAATAGATTAAATGCTAAGGTAGGAACAAAAGATTATAACTCATTAACAATTTTATTAAATTACTATACAGATGTTGAGTATTTATTTACTGTACCGAAAAAAGTATTTGTACCTGCACCGAATGTTGAGAGTGCTGTTGTAAAAATCATGACAAAAGAAACTCGCGAATTTGAAACTGATGCCAAATTCTTTAAATTCGTGCGCTCATGTTTTGTACAACGTAGAAAAACTTTGCTTAATAATTTAATTTCAAGTTATGGTAAAGATAAGAAACAAGATCTGCAAAATGCTTGTGTAGACAGTGATATTGAACCTGGAAGACGAAGTGAAACTCTAAGTTTAGCGGAATTTTACAATTTATATAATAATTTAACAAACAACAGCTTAATTTAA
- the rnmV gene encoding ribonuclease M5: MKIKEIIVVEGRDDTNRVKEAIDCDTFETNGSALTKKKIERLIFLEKTRGLIVLTDPDYAGKRIRSIIEKNIPTAKHAYISNKKAVDSKGKIGIEAASKEDIIAAIKNYYTPMDEVKNDISNEILIELGLVGGTTSKVLREELCERLNIGYTNAKQLLNKLNMYNISKERLLDEMEKISKGLK; encoded by the coding sequence ATGAAAATCAAAGAAATAATAGTAGTAGAAGGAAGAGATGATACCAATAGGGTTAAAGAAGCAATAGATTGCGATACATTTGAAACTAATGGCTCTGCTCTTACTAAGAAAAAAATAGAACGATTAATCTTTTTAGAAAAAACAAGAGGATTAATAGTTCTAACAGATCCTGATTATGCGGGGAAAAGAATTAGAAGTATAATAGAAAAAAATATCCCTACGGCAAAACATGCATATATATCAAATAAAAAGGCCGTTGATAGTAAAGGGAAAATTGGAATAGAAGCTGCGAGCAAAGAAGATATTATAGCGGCTATAAAAAATTATTATACACCGATGGATGAGGTGAAAAATGATATAAGTAATGAAATATTGATAGAGTTAGGTTTAGTAGGAGGAACTACGTCAAAAGTCCTAAGAGAAGAACTTTGTGAAAGATTAAATATAGGATATACTAATGCAAAACAACTACTAAATAAACTTAATATGTATAATATTTCTAAAGAACGTTTATTAGATGAGATGGAAAAAATAAGTAAAGGATTGAAATAA
- a CDS encoding YitT family protein, with amino-acid sequence MDSRLEFLKKYISIVIGSLIFAAGLEFFLIPNNILDGGVIGVSIIARHYLGLPLGLFIFLLNIPFLYLGYKQIGKGFSIASIFGIVILSVATSYFHSIPPLVTDPFLACIFGGIILGIGVGLVIRNGGTLDGSEMFSIYATKKLPISVGEMVLGINVVIFIASGFVFTWEAALYSMISYFIASKVMDIVIEGLNDSKSVMVITSNYQVISQEIQDRLGRGVTLLHGEGGYSGQETKIIFCVITRIEESKLKKIVFRNDKNAFLSIGTVSEVSGANFKKKDIH; translated from the coding sequence ATGGATAGTAGATTAGAATTTTTAAAGAAATATATTAGTATAGTTATAGGATCGTTGATCTTTGCAGCAGGATTAGAATTTTTCTTAATTCCTAATAATATCCTAGATGGAGGAGTGATTGGGGTATCTATTATTGCCCGCCATTATTTAGGATTACCACTTGGATTATTTATCTTTCTTTTAAATATTCCATTCTTATATTTAGGATATAAACAGATAGGTAAAGGATTTTCGATAGCATCTATTTTTGGTATTGTTATTCTTTCTGTAGCTACATCATACTTCCATAGCATTCCACCACTAGTTACAGATCCATTTTTAGCCTGTATATTCGGAGGGATTATACTTGGAATTGGAGTAGGGCTAGTTATTAGAAATGGTGGTACATTAGATGGTAGTGAGATGTTCTCAATCTATGCTACTAAAAAGTTACCAATTTCTGTAGGTGAGATGGTTCTTGGAATAAATGTTGTTATCTTTATTGCATCTGGATTTGTTTTCACATGGGAAGCTGCATTATATTCTATGATAAGTTATTTCATCGCATCTAAAGTTATGGATATCGTTATTGAGGGGCTAAATGACTCTAAATCGGTTATGGTTATTACAAGTAATTACCAAGTAATAAGTCAAGAAATTCAAGATAGACTTGGTCGTGGAGTGACTTTATTACACGGAGAAGGCGGTTATTCAGGACAAGAAACAAAAATTATCTTTTGTGTAATCACTCGTATTGAAGAATCAAAACTGAAAAAAATTGTATTTAGAAATGATAAGAATGCCTTTCTATCGATTGGAACAGTTAGTGAAGTAAGTGGAGCTAACTTTAAGAAAAAAGATATACATTAA
- the mutM gene encoding bifunctional DNA-formamidopyrimidine glycosylase/DNA-(apurinic or apyrimidinic site) lyase, with protein MPELPEVENIKFGLEEVVINKQILDMKYSNVVTESHKLNKMAIVKQDINYFSENVKGKTIEKLSRRGKYLYFTLNEGYIITHFGMTGAFFLVKDISEITNKNYFKHQHVIFELSTGEKLIYSDIRRFGELRYIEDVTKFKPFVNLAPEPFDKKAKKYFLDKLDENKYKDQSIKALLLEGNVFCGCGNIYDCEVLYRQKIHPLTKASELSKKKKESLFKELVDILELAIKEGGSTISDYVHTDGGEGNMQNFHQIYGKKVCPLGHDVENVTIKGRSSHFCPICQKIK; from the coding sequence ATGCCAGAATTACCTGAGGTAGAGAATATAAAATTTGGACTTGAAGAAGTGGTAATAAATAAGCAAATTCTAGATATGAAATATTCAAATGTTGTAACAGAAAGTCATAAATTGAATAAAATGGCGATAGTGAAGCAGGATATAAATTATTTTTCAGAAAATGTAAAAGGTAAAACTATAGAGAAATTATCTAGAAGAGGGAAATATTTATATTTTACATTAAATGAAGGATATATTATCACACATTTTGGAATGACAGGAGCATTTTTTTTAGTAAAAGACATATCAGAAATTACTAATAAAAACTATTTCAAACATCAACATGTGATTTTCGAATTATCGACTGGTGAAAAATTAATCTACAGTGATATTAGAAGATTTGGTGAACTTAGATACATAGAAGATGTAACGAAATTTAAACCTTTTGTTAATCTGGCTCCAGAACCGTTTGATAAAAAAGCTAAAAAGTATTTTCTAGATAAATTAGATGAGAATAAATATAAAGATCAATCTATTAAAGCATTGCTTCTTGAAGGGAATGTATTTTGCGGATGTGGTAATATTTATGATTGTGAAGTATTGTATCGTCAAAAAATACACCCTTTAACTAAGGCGAGTGAACTTTCTAAAAAGAAAAAAGAAAGTCTATTTAAAGAGTTAGTTGATATTTTAGAATTAGCGATAAAAGAGGGGGGGTCTACAATTTCAGACTATGTACATACAGATGGTGGGGAAGGGAATATGCAGAATTTCCACCAAATTTATGGTAAGAAGGTTTGTCCATTAGGTCATGATGTTGAAAATGTTACAATAAAAGGTCGTTCTAGTCATTTTTGTCCTATTTGTCAAAAAATAAAATAA
- a CDS encoding LCP family protein, translating into MKERISRRDRISSGSRNDKRSPKKRSLKKIIFTVLALLFLGTGAFAAYTFFNFYNSTQKGYKKVDYLKEVDPNFKKFSVLILGIDMNDDRKAQGQTRADSRTDSMILATVNKDKKRMDMVSIPRDSLALMREKNDENNDSAYFYDKITHAHAYNDVKGTTNAVENLLNTPINFYVLINFKAFEQTVDAFGGIDLYVPFDMDEQNANGEENTVKLKKGWHTLNGEQALAFARSRYYDSDIERGQRQLQAIHALIDKAKSLNALTKINDVINIAGDNVEHNLSTTEISSAIKMFFNDDIQIVSHRIDGYDVMYNGVYYYYPRPLSLLYASSALRDNLDLPLPKAKDLLNIYYQGHISIGLKEYRINDLLPKTIYPQVGLTIMSPEDLLANLPERLTKKDLKNDITVSNENRPDENGNTENNANNSNEQQNTTTGVGTTNANQNTGVNNN; encoded by the coding sequence ATGAAAGAAAGAATATCTAGAAGAGATAGAATCAGTTCTGGATCAAGAAATGATAAACGTTCTCCTAAAAAAAGAAGTTTAAAAAAAATAATATTTACAGTTCTAGCATTGCTGTTCTTAGGAACAGGAGCTTTTGCAGCATACACGTTCTTCAACTTCTATAATTCAACTCAAAAAGGATACAAAAAAGTTGATTACTTAAAAGAAGTTGATCCTAACTTTAAGAAATTTTCAGTATTAATTTTAGGAATAGATATGAACGATGATCGTAAGGCTCAAGGTCAAACACGAGCAGACAGTCGAACAGACTCTATGATTTTAGCAACTGTTAACAAAGATAAAAAACGTATGGACATGGTTAGTATTCCTCGTGACTCACTTGCTTTAATGCGTGAAAAAAATGACGAGAATAATGATAGTGCATACTTCTATGATAAGATTACTCATGCTCATGCTTATAATGATGTAAAAGGAACAACAAACGCAGTAGAAAACTTATTAAATACACCTATCAACTTCTACGTATTAATAAACTTCAAAGCTTTTGAACAAACAGTCGATGCCTTTGGTGGAATTGATTTATACGTACCATTCGATATGGATGAACAAAACGCCAATGGTGAAGAAAACACTGTTAAATTGAAAAAAGGATGGCACACTCTAAACGGTGAACAAGCTCTTGCCTTTGCTCGTAGTAGATATTACGATAGTGATATCGAACGTGGTCAACGTCAGCTTCAAGCTATTCACGCTCTTATCGATAAAGCAAAAAGCTTAAATGCTTTAACTAAAATCAATGATGTAATTAATATCGCAGGTGATAATGTAGAACATAACCTATCAACGACAGAAATCTCTTCAGCGATAAAAATGTTCTTTAATGATGATATTCAAATCGTTTCACACAGAATCGATGGATATGATGTAATGTATAACGGTGTATATTACTACTATCCTCGTCCACTATCTCTATTATACGCATCATCTGCACTGAGAGATAATTTAGATTTACCATTACCAAAAGCGAAAGACTTACTAAACATTTACTATCAAGGTCATATAAGTATAGGATTAAAAGAATATAGAATAAATGATTTATTACCAAAAACTATATATCCTCAAGTTGGACTTACAATAATGTCACCAGAAGACTTACTGGCAAATCTTCCTGAAAGACTTACTAAAAAAGATTTAAAAAATGATATTACCGTAAGCAATGAAAACAGACCTGATGAAAATGGTAATACTGAAAACAATGCTAACAATAGCAATGAACAGCAAAATACTACAACTGGTGTCGGTACAACAAATGCTAATCAAAATACCGGAGTAAATAATAATTAA
- a CDS encoding DUF4097 family beta strand repeat-containing protein, giving the protein MNKFIKIAFSLIITGFILIGFATYLNNGNIPRFSSNSEKKNYTVSVNDVKNLDIDIIDSDVTIEENTASKNIEIEYYTALERKVNIEHTGNKLSIKENENIVSINFNFFTEKRKLIIKIPKSSNIDINSVNKIGDYFIKNLDIKSLIINSKLGDVYITNISALDADINLATGNLNIDNLNSKNNSLKIKTATGNIKLNNISGISNLNIDNNTGDIDLSSSTIKNINISNKLGNITLNNLPNESTDNINLETNTGDISLFNLTANNSISLKSSTGNILAELNDNESNFTNGSNKKKTLFTSSSTGTVNVKFSNK; this is encoded by the coding sequence ATGAATAAATTTATTAAAATCGCCTTTAGCCTGATAATTACTGGTTTCATACTAATAGGTTTTGCAACATACTTAAATAATGGTAATATACCTAGATTTTCTTCTAATTCTGAGAAAAAGAATTATACTGTCTCAGTTAATGATGTTAAAAACTTAGATATAGATATCATTGATTCCGATGTAACAATAGAAGAGAATACTGCTTCTAAAAATATAGAAATAGAATACTATACTGCTCTAGAACGTAAAGTTAATATAGAGCACACAGGAAATAAGTTATCTATAAAAGAAAATGAAAATATTGTGAGTATTAATTTTAATTTCTTTACTGAAAAAAGAAAACTTATTATAAAAATACCTAAATCTTCTAATATCGATATCAATTCAGTTAATAAAATAGGAGATTATTTTATCAAGAATCTAGATATTAAATCTCTTATAATTAATAGTAAACTAGGTGATGTATATATAACTAATATTTCAGCTTTAGATGCTGATATTAATTTAGCAACTGGAAATTTAAATATAGATAACTTAAATAGTAAAAATAATTCTCTAAAAATAAAGACTGCTACTGGAAACATAAAACTAAATAATATTAGCGGTATTAGCAATCTAAATATTGATAATAATACTGGAGATATTGATTTATCATCATCAACTATAAAAAATATCAATATATCTAATAAACTTGGAAATATAACATTAAATAATTTACCTAATGAATCAACAGATAATATTAATTTAGAAACCAATACAGGGGATATTTCATTATTCAATCTTACAGCAAATAACTCTATTTCTCTAAAATCTTCAACTGGTAATATTCTTGCTGAATTAAACGATAATGAATCTAATTTCACAAATGGTTCTAATAAAAAGAAAACGCTGTTTACATCTTCTTCTACTGGAACTGTAAATGTAAAATTTTCAAATAAATAA
- a CDS encoding DUF1700 domain-containing protein has product MNKKQFCTLLENELRIYLSSEEVYKTLNFFKEMIDDRVDEGLSEEQAVSQLGNIDDIVGQILDEHNIKKRQKKLVWRFIPQKTPSAANIIIAILLFPIWITIFSLVASFFIAFVSLIFSLVLAVISFFVGGIALIFKAPFYLIYEKNIAYCLDTLGFGFIITGIGLIGIYYLLKSLKKVRKNGWSFKKMFVKVFKKEVYINE; this is encoded by the coding sequence ATGAATAAAAAACAGTTTTGTACTCTTTTGGAAAATGAATTAAGAATATATTTATCTTCGGAAGAAGTATATAAGACTCTTAATTTTTTCAAAGAAATGATTGACGATCGTGTTGATGAAGGATTAAGCGAAGAACAAGCTGTATCGCAATTAGGTAATATAGACGATATTGTTGGCCAAATTTTAGATGAACATAATATAAAAAAAAGACAGAAAAAATTAGTATGGAGATTTATACCACAAAAAACACCCTCAGCAGCTAATATAATTATTGCTATACTACTTTTCCCTATTTGGATTACTATTTTTTCTTTAGTAGCTAGCTTTTTTATAGCTTTTGTGTCTTTAATATTCAGTTTGGTACTTGCTGTAATTTCATTTTTCGTTGGGGGGATTGCTCTTATATTTAAAGCACCCTTCTACCTTATATATGAAAAGAACATAGCTTATTGTTTAGATACTTTAGGCTTTGGTTTTATTATTACAGGAATTGGTTTAATAGGAATTTATTATTTATTAAAATCATTAAAAAAAGTAAGGAAAAATGGTTGGAGTTTCAAAAAAATGTTTGTGAAAGTTTTCAAAAAAGAGGTGTATATCAATGAATAA
- a CDS encoding PadR family transcriptional regulator, with amino-acid sequence MESQLKRGLLEICVLATLRNSESYGYKIIKDVSDVIPISESTLYPILKRLEANNCVTSYSVEHNSRLRKYYKITDIGLNKIQEFLIDWQVISNAHKYILGDEQHE; translated from the coding sequence ATGGAATCTCAATTAAAAAGAGGATTATTGGAAATCTGTGTCCTCGCTACTTTACGTAATTCCGAATCATATGGTTATAAAATTATAAAAGATGTATCAGATGTAATTCCAATATCAGAATCAACATTATATCCTATCTTAAAACGTTTAGAAGCGAATAATTGTGTTACTTCTTATTCTGTAGAACACAATAGTAGACTAAGAAAATATTATAAAATCACAGATATTGGTCTTAACAAAATTCAAGAATTTCTTATTGACTGGCAAGTGATTAGTAATGCACATAAATATATTTTAGGAGATGAACAACATGAATAA
- a CDS encoding YigZ family protein yields the protein MAKKFITIKEDSYDEFVEKKSTFITHLIRISSEEEAREFIQKMKKKHYDATHVCSCYVVGDNNEITRANDDGEPSGTAGAPMLDVLVKNEIKNVCATVIRYYGGTKLGTGGLVRAYGGGVINALKNATLVERKDAFEVRLELDYSLNGKIEYEIGKTNFIVNNLEYTDKIIYTIYVMQEDYDSFENWIANLTNGQFKILSSKEKQLEFDIK from the coding sequence ATGGCGAAAAAATTTATTACAATCAAAGAAGATTCATACGATGAATTTGTAGAGAAAAAATCTACATTCATTACTCATCTTATAAGAATTAGTAGCGAAGAAGAAGCACGAGAGTTTATTCAAAAAATGAAGAAAAAACATTATGATGCTACACATGTTTGCTCATGTTATGTAGTTGGTGATAATAACGAAATAACTCGTGCTAATGATGACGGAGAACCTAGTGGAACTGCTGGCGCTCCAATGCTAGACGTACTAGTAAAAAACGAAATAAAAAATGTCTGTGCTACAGTTATCAGATACTACGGTGGAACTAAGCTAGGAACTGGTGGTTTAGTTCGTGCATATGGTGGTGGAGTAATTAACGCGCTAAAAAATGCAACATTAGTAGAAAGAAAAGATGCTTTTGAAGTCAGATTAGAATTAGACTATAGTCTAAACGGAAAAATAGAATATGAAATTGGAAAAACTAATTTCATCGTGAACAACTTAGAATACACTGACAAAATCATTTATACAATTTATGTAATGCAAGAAGACTACGATAGCTTTGAAAATTGGATTGCTAACCTAACTAACGGTCAATTCAAAATTCTATCTTCAAAAGAAAAACAACTAGAATTTGATATTAAATAA
- a CDS encoding NAD(P)H-dependent oxidoreductase, which produces MKILQIMCHPDFDGKHRISNILAKIGEEKLIEEGFNNIEKINLYNPSTHIPVMDKFMFNYEGALLTDREQKDKIRQKELLEQWKSAEAVFIYMPLHNFNVVSKFKDYVDNIMIVNETFKCEVESLIGLDPSNKQITFVITSGGESDKHIQYTNLDFAVQYVRGIFSVLGIDKVKVIRVEGLDLAFNNKEKIVEKGISVLKEWIEEFSRKNKK; this is translated from the coding sequence ATGAAAATTTTACAGATTATGTGTCATCCAGATTTTGATGGAAAGCATAGAATTTCTAATATTTTAGCAAAAATTGGTGAAGAAAAATTAATAGAAGAAGGTTTTAACAATATCGAAAAGATAAATTTATATAATCCGAGTACTCACATTCCCGTGATGGATAAGTTTATGTTTAATTATGAGGGAGCACTATTAACAGATAGAGAACAGAAAGATAAAATTAGACAAAAAGAACTGTTAGAACAATGGAAAAGTGCTGAAGCAGTGTTTATTTATATGCCGCTTCACAATTTTAATGTAGTATCAAAATTCAAAGATTATGTCGACAATATAATGATAGTAAATGAAACTTTTAAATGTGAGGTAGAGTCTCTAATAGGATTAGATCCTTCTAATAAACAAATAACCTTTGTCATTACTAGTGGGGGAGAATCTGATAAACATATCCAATATACTAATCTAGACTTTGCAGTTCAATATGTGAGAGGAATTTTTAGCGTCCTAGGAATAGACAAAGTTAAAGTTATAAGAGTAGAGGGCTTGGATTTAGCATTCAATAATAAAGAAAAGATAGTAGAGAAGGGTATCTCTGTGTTAAAAGAGTGGATAGAAGAATTTTCGAGAAAGAATAAAAAATAA